TTCTATTGGGCTTCCGTAAGCGAAGTATGTAGCAATCACGGGCAATAACGATAGTGCCACAATGAGATAAACGATCTTCTTGAATATTTGCATAGCTAGTCTTGTATTGAGGTAAATTGTAAGTTCCATTCTTCGAGCGTAAAGTTTTGATCGCCTACGCTGATACCCGTGAAGTTGCCATTGTTGTCTATGTTGATATTGAAGTTTGCATTGATCATTTCCCTGTAATTATCTCCCCATAAGCTCTGCAAAACACTACCGCTTAAAGAACTTACCCCGATAAATGCTGAGTTGCCTGATTGATCAACCAGGAACGCTTCCGCATTGGGGAAATTATCACCAGTAATATTGGCTCCAATTGACAATACCCCATTATCTAAGTCTTCAGTAATTGAAAAATTTGAGTGAACATTAATATCAGGAGTCAGAAAACCAGGTGTCAAAGGATTTGCTCCCTTATAGCCCGTTGAGATATTATATGATCCATTTTCTCCTGTAACATCAAAATGAGTTTCGTTGGGATTTTCATGGCCAATAACCATTGAGAATGGCAAGGGAACCTGACCAGTAGATGAAGCAACAAATCCGGCAGGATGCATAGAAAAGTTATTATCAAACCCTCGATTTGATGATTGCCCTGTATTCGGATTAAACGTAAATCTTTGAGCGATCCTTGCTGAAGCACTCGGGTTATTAGAAAATCCTCGGTTATCACCCATAAATCCACCTCCAAAAGTAGCATCAGGATGGAATGATCTTATATGGAACGTATAAGGAAAAGCACCATCGGGGTCGATGAAAAGCACAGGGTTTCCAAGTGCATAA
This genomic stretch from Verrucomicrobiota bacterium harbors:
- a CDS encoding RHS repeat-associated core domain-containing protein, translated to GGLTFNSYTRTASTAQYYKFNGKELLPETQLYDFGARFYDPALMRWMSPDPLSDELSSWSPYNYALGNPVLFIDPDGAFPYTFHIRSFHPDATFGGGFMGDNRGFSNNPSASARIAQRFTFNPNTGQSSNRGFDNNFSMHPAGFVASSTGQVPLPFSMVIGHENPNETHFDVTGENGSYNISTGYKGANPLTPGFLTPDINVHSNFSITEDLDNGVLSIGANITGDNFPNAEAFLVDQSGNSAFIGVSSLSGSVLQSLWGDNYREMINANFNINIDNNGNFTGISVGDQNFTLEEWNLQFTSIQD